One Nicotiana tomentosiformis chromosome 4, ASM39032v3, whole genome shotgun sequence genomic window carries:
- the LOC138909324 gene encoding uncharacterized protein codes for MSAMQYEIRFSELARHAIWLVPTDSERIMRFIDGLTFQLRLLMTRESVYGAAFDEVVDIARQIEMVCGQERVEREAKRPRGQVGFSDAPFGDQFHHGRGRHFRQA; via the coding sequence ATGTCTGCGATGCAGTATGAGATACGATtctcagagttggcccgtcatgctatctggttggttcccacagacagtgagaggatcatgaggtttatagatggtctcacttttcagctacggttgctcatgaccagagagagtgtGTATGGTGCtgcctttgatgaggttgttgacattgctcggcagattgagatggtttgtggtcaggagagggttgagagggaggccaagaggcctcgtggtcaggttGGATTTAGCGATGCTCCTTTTGGGGATCAGTTCCatcacggtagaggtcgtcatttcagacaggcttag